In bacterium, a genomic segment contains:
- a CDS encoding IS1595 family transposase — protein MLTSLVKGVISPQEATVHTDAWIAYMALGKLGIDHRSRKSGHGRQALDGLPWAHTVFGNLKPWLRETFHGVSPKHLQRYLDEFVFRFDQRWKEAELFPRVLHCAIGAEPFPYHRLTAERTG, from the coding sequence GTGCTGACCTCGCTTGTGAAGGGTGTGATTTCGCCGCAGGAAGCCACCGTTCATACCGACGCCTGGATTGCCTACATGGCGCTCGGGAAGCTGGGAATCGACCATCGCTCTCGCAAGAGCGGACACGGGCGCCAGGCGCTGGACGGCCTGCCGTGGGCCCACACCGTCTTCGGCAACCTCAAGCCGTGGCTCCGCGAAACCTTCCACGGGGTCAGCCCGAAGCACCTTCAACGCTACTTGGACGAGTTCGTGTTCCGCTTCGACCAGCGCTGGAAGGAAGCCGAGCTCTTCCCCCGCGTTCTGCACTGCGCGATCGGCGCGGAACCCTTCCCCTACCACCGTCTGACAGCGGAGCGAACCGGATAG
- a CDS encoding response regulator: protein MSEASRPRILIVDDEEAILETMTFSFEDDYDVLTSSSAANALELLEREDSVAVVISDQRMPEMTGVEFLAKVFERHPTTVRIILTGFADMDAIIGSINDGHVYAYITKPWEPDDLKQIVRRAVEHYALAEENERLVGDLRDSNSFLQAVMDQLDTGALAVDANGIVRAVNAPARGYLGIKDDPHGRRLEDVLRPDALTMIGGAVIRIRQDENVSYEEVELPSGDAVKLRVTMHPLLSSDGRELGQVILGREISHEPLKRRFEEIIECLTTTEGELRGPLRQARDGLGSLAELVKGTGVASPGMSELEERTLRTLTAIEYWMAVDDVLAREDYPEAQPLLDRMRVATSRWPSPDRLPVRVRELAQRVEAYYETGENPKQPVL from the coding sequence ATGTCCGAAGCCTCCCGTCCTCGAATCCTCATCGTTGACGACGAGGAAGCCATCCTCGAGACGATGACGTTTTCGTTCGAGGATGATTACGACGTGCTCACCAGCTCGTCGGCCGCGAATGCGTTGGAGTTACTGGAGCGGGAGGATTCGGTCGCGGTCGTGATCTCGGATCAGCGGATGCCGGAGATGACCGGTGTCGAGTTTCTCGCCAAGGTTTTCGAGCGCCATCCGACCACTGTCCGGATCATCCTGACGGGCTTCGCGGACATGGACGCGATCATCGGCTCGATCAACGATGGCCACGTCTATGCCTATATCACCAAGCCCTGGGAGCCGGACGATCTGAAGCAGATCGTTCGGCGGGCGGTCGAGCACTACGCACTCGCCGAGGAGAACGAGCGCCTGGTGGGGGATCTGCGGGATTCGAATTCGTTCTTGCAGGCGGTGATGGATCAGCTCGATACCGGTGCACTGGCCGTGGATGCCAACGGCATCGTGCGCGCTGTGAACGCGCCTGCACGTGGATACCTCGGTATCAAGGACGATCCCCACGGACGCCGGCTCGAAGACGTTTTGCGGCCCGATGCCCTGACCATGATCGGTGGTGCGGTCATTCGGATCCGCCAGGATGAGAATGTGAGCTACGAGGAGGTGGAGCTGCCGAGTGGCGATGCAGTGAAGCTGCGGGTCACGATGCATCCCCTGCTCAGCTCCGATGGCCGCGAGCTGGGTCAGGTGATCCTTGGTCGCGAGATCTCCCACGAGCCGTTGAAGCGTCGATTCGAGGAGATCATCGAATGTCTCACCACGACCGAGGGTGAATTGCGTGGGCCCCTGCGCCAGGCGCGAGACGGGCTCGGGTCCCTGGCGGAGTTGGTAAAGGGCACTGGGGTCGCATCGCCCGGCATGAGTGAGCTCGAGGAGCGGACTCTACGTACGCTCACGGCCATCGAATACTGGATGGCCGTGGACGACGTCCTGGCCCGAGAAGACTATCCCGAGGCCCAGCCTCTCCTGGATCGGATGCGCGTCGCTACATCCCGCTGGCCGAGCCCGGATCGATTGCCCGTTCGCGTCCGCGAGCTCGCTCAACGCGTCGAGGCCTACTACGAAACCGGAGAGAACCCGAAGCAGCCCGTCCTCTGA
- a CDS encoding DUF1232 domain-containing protein: MARKMRISFTLDESDTAYFERIYRAAKKNASAEDWPKISRGVRKLIKEVRVNTKVPTFVSDAIDSLEDLMMMVNDLQYKAPKAVISRAVAALAYFDNPKDVIPDDVPLVGFLDDAIMIKFVEDDLEHELWGYRKFKAFREGSEQRFWTDTAKARLAPKLEAKRKELRRKIQDREERAEARAAR; encoded by the coding sequence ATGGCCCGCAAGATGAGAATTTCGTTCACGCTGGACGAGTCGGATACCGCCTACTTCGAACGGATCTACCGGGCGGCCAAGAAGAATGCCTCCGCCGAAGACTGGCCCAAGATCTCCAGGGGCGTCCGGAAGCTGATCAAGGAGGTTCGGGTGAACACGAAGGTTCCGACCTTCGTCTCCGATGCGATCGACTCCCTCGAAGATCTGATGATGATGGTCAACGATCTTCAGTACAAGGCGCCGAAGGCCGTGATCAGTCGAGCGGTTGCCGCGCTGGCCTACTTCGACAACCCCAAGGACGTGATTCCCGATGACGTCCCGCTGGTGGGTTTTCTGGACGACGCGATCATGATCAAGTTTGTCGAGGACGATCTCGAGCACGAGCTCTGGGGCTACCGGAAGTTCAAGGCTTTCCGCGAGGGCAGTGAGCAGCGCTTCTGGACCGATACGGCCAAAGCTCGCCTGGCACCCAAGCTCGAAGCGAAGAGGAAAGAGCTGCGGCGCAAAATCCAGGACAGGGAAGAGAGGGCCGAGGCTCGCGCCGCCCGGTAG